The Microtus ochrogaster isolate Prairie Vole_2 chromosome 4, MicOch1.0, whole genome shotgun sequence nucleotide sequence gacctggctgtcctcaaacttgctctgtagaccaggctggcctcaaattgaaagagatccacctgcctctgcctcccaagtgttgggattaaaagttgctccaccactgccctttccattgtttcattttttaatggtCATAAAATAATAGGGTATGGATACATTCTTTAGTAGTTGggtttttctttagaatttactATTTCAAACTCATGTAATCCTCAGGtattaattctttatgtaagGGTTggctataatattttataaattgcatAGGCAGTTATTAATTGCTATTGCAattaataagaaaacattttatgttaAGAAATAACTTCAAATCAAATCACAGTATTagtatttaaagtaaatttacCTGGTTGTTTTTAAAGAGGGGTATATATGTATGGTACCCACAGTGTTGCTTAAAGAtggttgctatttttaaaattgaaatagtaATATGTCTTGCAAAATTGTGTTTAATATACAttttgcttctccctctctttcctagTTAGAAAAGCTATTAGGAGAAATTGTTGCTTGTCTACAGCACAACTATCCTGGGGCATATGACAGTGAACTTCTTGGACAACTTTCTCCACTTCTGTGCATAATATTTCTTCACAAGAACAAACAGATTCGAAAACAGAGTGCTCTGTTTTGGAACGCTACATTTGCTAAATCGACAACTCTGGTTTATCCTGAGGAATTAAAGTATGTTAGCATTGCAACTTCCTATACCTGCTTAATCCATTATGATTATGTAAACCTGTCTTTGGGTTCTAGTACAGCCTGTGCAGTTTAATTGTATCCCCAGACTATGTAGTAACCATTAAACTTGGGTTGACTTCTATTAGACTTCACATTTTGTGAAACCAGTATGTGCAACagaaaaattcttaaataaaCAAGGGCAGAGAGTTGCAGGTTGTTAAAGCCAGACATGGGGAGTAGTAATAGTATggtaaaactttttttgtttgtttttttgttttttgagacagggtttctctgtagctttggtgcccgtcccgtaactagctcttatagaccaggttggcctcgaactcccagagatccgcccgcctctgcctcccaagtgctgggattaaaggcgtgcgccaccactgtccggcctcatagtaaaacttttaaattttttaaaatttatatataaccctgactgacctagaactcatgtaGATGGGCTGTCTTCAAACCCATATTCACTTGTCCctgcctcttgagtcctggggttaaaggcatttgTCACAATGTCTAGCATATCCTAAAACCAAactgagaaaaaattattttatatgaatgttttCCGTATGTGGGTCTGTGTACCAACTCCATGTCTGGTcattgtggaggccagagagggcttTCATTGGGTCTTTCTTGAACTGGGGTTAGACTGCTTGCTGCTAGGtaggtcccttggaagagcagtcaccTCACTAATCCCTAATGTTTGAAAactctgatatatttttttaaaactgtgtatgggtatttttcaAGCAAGTATATTCTTATACAGTGTGCATGCTTGGTGGTTTTGGAGACTAAAGAGGGCATTgcatttcctggaactggagttaatgaATGGTGGGGCCACCTAGAGATTGAACCAgggtcagtgcttttaaccattaagccatcagTCCACTACTCTCATGGGTTTGCGGGTGgggggtttgtttgcttgtttttatcattttgagtttattttgagatatggtttcacACTTGTAGCATAGCTTGTTGTTGAACATTCGTGATCTGTCTCACCTTCTAgtatgctggaattacaggtacaaAGCCTGCTATGCCTTGCTTGAAAGTTAAGCTGTGAAAGGTATAGaggaaaaactcaaaatattttctagtttctcAGTGTTGTATACGTGTAAGTAAGAGACATAAACTAGGTATAATTGCtatataacaattataaatagGACTGGCACTGTATTTCCTTAGTGTACCTGAAACCGTGGGCTTTATTGCCAGCAcagcataaactggacatgatggattcagaaagaaattcaaggttataGAACtaaatcacaagtttgaggccagcctgggattcatGAGAACCtgattcataattaatatttttaacattatgAGTGTACTTTACTTAATAtctttgtacttatttttaaagaccaATATTAAGAGAAGCCAAGCAAAAGGTTTTGCTTCTGTTGCCTGGTTTGGAAAACGTTGAAATGATGGACGAATGCAGTGGGCCATATTCAGATGTagtaagttgatttttttttacttcaatttgAGTAGTTTGGTTTAAGTAAGAATTTGAACAGGAAAGAATTCAGTAACACCACCTGTTTCTCATTCCACATGAAGCTTTCCATTAAGGAAGAAATGTGTGGTGTTGTTTATAATCAGGAGAAAAAATACAGAGGTTtactgtggggtttttgttttgtctaaagTATTCTCACCAGAGAAAACAGCTTATTACTATTTATTCAACATAATTTAGCGTGTCAAATTCTCTATCCTGTAAGAGAAAAATGTGCTGAATACGTTTATGTTCTCCACCTAGTGATAGTAAGAAATTTTAtaccagtttatttatttatttatttattttttatttattttggtttttcgagacagggtttctctggttttggagcctatcctggaactagctcttgtagaccaggctggtctcgaactcacagagatccgcctgcctctgcctcccgagtgctgggattaaaggcgtgcgccaagtTTAAATGAATAATCATTACACTGAAATTTTGATAATCAAAAGAAGCAAAGAGTAGACATACttaatatgttcattttttttcttaatagacAGAAAATTCACAATTAAATGTCAAGATAAGTGGTATGGAAAGAAAATCAAGtggaaaaaaatattcctttttggCACGGACTaaggatagaaaagaaaatacaaagctgTCGGCCAAAGTATGTTTTCAAAAGTATATTTACTGGAATTTTAAATAATGTTGGCTAGCTTTAGGACACAAACCCTTTTATTTGGAGGAAAGAGCTGTGGAAGACcaaataacatttttgtttgtggtATAATGTTAAATCACTACAGGCCTGATAGAACCTGTAGTGATTTCTTCTTAGTAATGACAGATCTGTATGATGCTTAGCCTCATGGTCATTCTCAGTATTATATGTAGGCACCTTTCCTGAGGAGAGCTGAAAGGATGAATCAACAGCACAGAGTATTGCATGACAATAATTTTGATCCTTTGATTAGAACTTTATGTTGCCTAGTAAAACGTGTATATCTAATTCCATAGAATTGCCTCCTAAAAGGCTTACTACTATATCTTCTGAATATTAGAGGTAGGAGAAAGCCAAGGTCATTTCTTATTgtgaatattgttttatttgtgtgcttCTAGTCTTAACAGTTGTagtctgagacagaatctcatgttcAGTTTAACCTTATCTTCAGATGAGAAGGATGTATGTCAATTTCAAACTGTGTAGTCAGAATTAAAATACCATAttgatagaaaacagaaaaattaggaaataatctgGAAActcacatctttttaaaaacccacagcTGAAATTAGAATCTTCATCTCCAAAATTAAGGAGTAATAAGCTTTTGGAAGAGGAAAAGTCTACTGACTTTGTGTTCATACCTCCTGAAGAAAAAGAGGCAAAGTCAAGGATTTTGACTGAGCACCAGAAAGAAGTTCTCAAGACAAAACGGTTTGTGGGCATTGTTATCTTGACCTCTATGTCACTTCTGTGAGAACTAAGATAATGTGTCATTGTGCCAGGTGTGTTTTTTTGGGGGTGCCTTGGAAATCTTAGGACATTAGTAATGGTAgctaagtgctctaccactgggccacatCTAGCCAGATCTAGCCAGAGCATACTAAATTTTAATGGCAGATGGTGGAACTATACATGGTAgcatttaataacattttatctTTCCAGTAATATGCTCACTGTTTCTAAGCTTTGGAGGAGAAAAATCTGTTCTTATATGATTATTAAATACACTTTGGTAGAATTATAACTTTTACTTGATAGTGGGAATATCACCaggtttttagatttttatttataagatttttGTTCTAGGTGTGATATTCCCGCCTTGTATAATAATCTGGATGTTTCGCAAGACACCTTATTTTCTGCTCAGTTTAGTCAAGAAGAATCTATGTAAGTACAAAACTTTTATGACTAGTttcataattatttaattaaaaagaatctaATTTGTACAATTATTTATCTTAGGGAAAGCCACACTTtaactgaaaaaccaaaagaagacgCCAAGGTAAGGCATAAGCAACATTCGATGCTTTGGTGTTTTTCAAAAATCAGTCATCCTTCTGTTTTGAGGTCTAGTAAATTATAAGGTTGTTGTagatctttgtttcattgataaaATCACAATCTCCTAACTTTGAGCTGTAAGCTAATGAATTAATCGCACATAAATATGTGTAACAAACTTCTGGAACTGAAGTCCAGGATGTCCTGGAGCTCCTGTGGAGTGGTTCTTCTCagacttctgcctctgcctcccagtaatCCTGGCCTCAGTTGTAACTTTAATTGAACACTGTCAATTTAAAGCACACTGACAGTTCTTTGTGGATTTTGAAACTTTTGcagtattttaaaagttagtaTATTAAATTACTAAAGTTTACACTTAAGTTTTCCAAGAAAATCTTGGTTACCActgtattatatttaaaatttccaaaaaagCTAATGTTTTActgttatttgtatgtttttctgtaGGAAGAGCAAATGGAGAGCACTGTTTTCATCTCTCAAGATGCCATGGAAAACTCTGGTATGGATGTACATCCTGAAAAGGCTTCTTTACCAAATGACTCTTGTTCTGTTGCTGGAACCAATTCAGAAGCGCTGAGCCCCGATATTGATGCGACAGAAAACATGTTAATTTCATCAAAGATAGTGTCAGCTGAATGTTCTAGTATAGAAAGTTCACTGGTGGCCAGCAGTAGTTCAGTTTCTAATGCCACCGTTTCTGGAACTCCTCCACAGCCTGTGAGTCGGAGACAAACCTTTATTACTCTGGAGAAATTTGATGGCTCAGAAAATAGACCTTTTAGCCCATCCCCTTTGAATAACATGTCATCCACTATTACAGTGAGAAATAACCAAGAAAACACAACTAAAACTGATATGTCACtaaaagcaaggaaaagagaaatgacacaCTCAAAATCTGATTCAGAAAAATTAGTGAATGGTGGTAAGAAATCAGGCCGGAGGTGGGGTAAAGTTGAGCAGTTGACTAATAAAACGTCTAAGCCTTCACTGAGATCTGAACAGGAGGAACATGCATTAGAAAATAACCCTTCTGATTTGCTCAGTCAAGCAGACTGTGTGTCAGATAATCACAATCATCCTTCTGGAGCTACCTTAGAGCATGAAGATAGAAATCCCAAACCTGCGGTAGAAAATGCTTTATTAGAAGCctcaacagaagagaaaaacatagGCGTTAATACgggatctaaagaaaataaactcccaGTTCCAGCACCAGCAGATCAAATAGTAAATGAAGATAGTCAAGCTGCAGTAGCTCCAAATCCAAAAACCCTCAGACGGTCTTCAAGGCGGCGTTCAGATATAGTAGAGTCTTCCACGGACAGCCAAGAGAAGGATAACGttcaacaaaaaaaggaaagacggaaggaagaagagaaaacaatttcGAAGAGTCCTCTACATATAAAAGATGACAAGTTGCCTAAGCAAAAACTAACTGCTGAATCCCTTACACAGGAAAATTTGACTGAAAAGGGAAATGGTTTACATGATAAAACTTTAGAGGAACCCAGTGGTAATGCTGAAGttgatcaaaataaaagaaagccaaaCCAGGAGAACATTAGTTCCGAGGGAGGTGGTACCCAGGACAGTGTAGATAAGTCATCTGAGAAACCTTTGAGAGGACGTACACGTTACCAAACTAGAAGAGCATCTCAGGGGTTGCTTTCCAGTGTTGAAAACTCAGAATCTGATAGTTCTGAGGCAAAggaagaagtttctagaaagaaacgatctgggaaatggaaaaataaaagcagtgacAGTGTTGATactgaagaacaagaagaaaagatggtCAAAGATGAATGTATAAAAAAAACTGCAAACGAGACACATGAAGTTGATGTAGAAACAGCGGCTCAGGTTTTTGAAGAAAGTACAAATAGAGTAATTCTTCAGGAGTCTATTGGGTCTTCAGATTCACTGCAAGTTACTGATCCGCCAGTTACAACTGAGGACACAAGTAAGACTAGCAAATGCGTAGGTAACTCTCTTGCAGTTACTCATGTGCCTGAATCAAATCTCAGGACTAGGAATGCCATTAAGAGATTACGAGATACTGATAGCGGTGTGGGAGACTGCTCAAAAATGGAGACATCAGACATTTCTGTGCCTTCTGAGAAATGGAGCCAAGCAGTTGAATGTCAACACAAGAGAAGCAGGAGAGTCAGGAGATCGAAGGGCTGTGACTGCTGTGGGGAAAAATCACAATATCAGGAAAAGACATTTATTGGGTTAAAGAACACAGAAAGTTGTGCTATGAAGAGCATGGAGACAAAGACGACAGATACGCAAGTACCTGAAACCACACCTGAAACTTGTGAAGCTAATGAGCTTGCTGAAACAAAGTTGGTAGATGAACATCCTGGTGTGAGTTTTCATTTGGGTCTTAAAGAAGAGAATGGTGCTAGTGATTTACTTAGATCTGAAACTGGGTTGGAAGAAGATAGAAAAAATCTGCCATATGAAATGGTAAAAGAAAACCCTCATGAAACAGATTCTAGTGAAACACTATCTGAAATCCAAAAGTCATATAATGAGAAGTTTAATGCTGAAGACCCATGCTTAAGTGATTCCAAGGATATTTCAGAGAAATATTCTTTAGATAACAAAGTAGAAAGTTCAGAAGCAATTCTGAAAAGAGAATTTGATGTTAGTGACTTAGGGAGGGTATCCAAAGTAATAGCAGGATCCAGTTCAGAGGGTGTTGAAGCTATGGAATTAGATCTAGGAAATGACACATTTGAAACTGCCGTCTCTGAAGAGAGTGCCCAAATGGATATTTCTGTAGATATGGCACCAGAGGAAGATGATAAAGATGAATTTGAAACAGTCACAACTGAAATGAATGCTGAAGGAAAAGCCCCTGAGGGTTTTAATTCTGGTATGAGTCTTTCTGATAACATGACACCTTTAAGCAAAAGGACTGTTCAGACTGAGCATCCTGCTAGAGCAGAACTAGAGGGGGATAGTGTTAAATCTGATCCAGGCTCATGTgaggaaatgaacaaagaaatggaaaattacaAAGCACCAGTGATAGCTCAATTGAAGACTGAAGTTGACAAAGCTGGGGAAGAGGATAGGGACATGATTGTTAGCACCCCTGCACCTGAAGAAGCACCAATTGGAAGACTAGATGTCAAAACTGAAAGCTTTGTTTGTGACGCACTTGATAAGAGTTCTGAAGAAGGAACTGTTTAttacaaaactgaaacaaaagttGAACTTAATCAATTGGATGAGACAAAATCAAGTGACAATCAGACTGTAATGGGTAGTGATATTCTGCAGGAAGTTTGTTTCACTTCAGAGAAAGTGGAGGAATTCCCACGGTCTCTGACATCCGAAGTGACTTTTGAACTGGTAGCAGAAAGCAGTAATGCTTCTCCTGAAAAATTAGGAGTGCTGGATCCCTCCCTTGGATCAGCAACTGAAAGTCCTAGTGGTATGCAAGCACGGTGTGTCTGGTCGCCACTGGCTTCTCCATCCACAAGCATCTTAAAGAGAGGACTCAAAAGATCCCACGAAGATGAGCTGTCATCACCAGTTAACAAGGTAGGAATGTTGCTGACTGTAATGAGTCTAATGTTTGCTTGGAATATGTGGTCACTGGGCGAAACCTAGTAAAGGGTAAGGGTGTAAGGGTCATGGTCACTCACTGGTTATGTGCTGTGGAAAGGACAGGAAGCCTTTCAAGTAGTCTTTTGTCCACATTCAACTTgatgcaggtgtgtatgtggcCACTGTTAGCATACTGAATGGGTCCTATTAGTACCTTTCTCTGTGATACAATATATCGAACCAGTTTTAAGGAGCTAGGCATCATGATTGCTGTCAGTTGAAAGGCTTAGCACTTAGTTCATATGTTCTTAAACATGATGCCTTAAAGGTCACTCTAATCCATGCATATACGTATATGGCCCTCAGCTAGCTAGGGTTATAGTCTTGGAAATTGGCTAGCAGGCACatttttttagctttatttttatacttttacttatgtatatgttatatgtatgttttaggGTCTGAATAGGAATGCAGGAGCCTATGAAAACTATAGAGACTGAGACCTTAAAAGTACagtgtgatgttttctttttgtttgttttaggtctttttgacagggtttctagGTCTGTTTTGGAaccatctctgtagaccagacatcttcaacctgcctctgctttctgagtgctggggttaaagtcttGTTATACCTTAGGACAGGTTTATTGCCTAAggcaaaacagaatattgtagaTACTTAGATGTTGCCTATTCTTGAAAATCAATCCTAGATGATATGGAAtgattattaataattatgaGTTCTTTGATAAAAATTTGTAGCTCAATGTGAGCATATTGTAGACTTttagagaagccaaataaattAGCCACAGTGAGGTTAAAATAGTTAAGATTGCTGCCTTGTGACCACGATACTTGTATTGCTTTCAAA carries:
- the Rif1 gene encoding telomere-associated protein RIF1 produces the protein MTAAGRSPLEPLLETWEDPSASPGEQTDAYLTLTSRMTGQEGKEVIAEIEKNLPRLYTVLKAHISSQNSELSSAALQALGFCLYNPKITSGLSEANIQQLLLTLNDIIKSSDKNVCTRALWVLSKQTFPTEVISKMVSSIIDSLEVLLSKGEIHSAVVDFEALNVIIRLIEQAPVQMGEESVRWAKLVIPLVVHSAQKVHLRGATALEMGMPLLLQKQQEIALITEHLMTTKLISELQKLFMSKNETYVLKLWPLFVKLLGKALHRSGSFINSLLQLEELGFRSGTPMIKKIAFIAWKSLIDNFALNPDILCSAKRLKLLMQPLSSIHVRAETLALTKLEVWWYLLIRLGPQLAANFEQVCVPLIQSTISVDSVASPQGSSSRGSTSPGLSPLSPLTPGHKGVPATPRMSPSSNIGGMASIPSIQLLGLEMMLHFLLGPEVLNFAKQHKLVLSLEPLEYPLISSPSFFSKHAHTLITAVHDSFVAVGKDASDAVVSAIWKALISLVKSVTESGNRKERSGSEVLTLLLKSLENIVKSEVFPVPKTLVLMEITVKELPQKVLGSPAYQVANMDILNGTPALFLIQLIFNNNLLECGVADEKFFLNLETLVGCVLSGPTSPLAFSDSVLSVINQNAKQLANKEHLWRMWSIIVTPLTDVIHQTNEVNQGDALEHNFSAIYGALTLPINHIFSAKTFPMATMKTLLKTWSELYRAFARCAALVATAEENLCCEELSSKILCSVEDEVLSDLLFLDRISQIIIVMVDCIDFSPYNIKYQPKIKSLQRSSEWSRKKKEPLGKLASLFKLIVRVIHSFHTLSFKETYSDTLVNIVNSVISMLSNIFGHISLPSMIREIFATFTRPLALLYENSKLDEVPKVYSSLNNKLEKLLGEIVACLQHNYPGAYDSELLGQLSPLLCIIFLHKNKQIRKQSALFWNATFAKSTTLVYPEELKPILREAKQKVLLLLPGLENVEMMDECSGPYSDVTENSQLNVKISGMERKSSGKKYSFLARTKDRKENTKLSAKLKLESSSPKLRSNKLLEEEKSTDFVFIPPEEKEAKSRILTEHQKEVLKTKRCDIPALYNNLDVSQDTLFSAQFSQEESMESHTLTEKPKEDAKEEQMESTVFISQDAMENSGMDVHPEKASLPNDSCSVAGTNSEALSPDIDATENMLISSKIVSAECSSIESSLVASSSSVSNATVSGTPPQPVSRRQTFITLEKFDGSENRPFSPSPLNNMSSTITVRNNQENTTKTDMSLKARKREMTHSKSDSEKLVNGGKKSGRRWGKVEQLTNKTSKPSLRSEQEEHALENNPSDLLSQADCVSDNHNHPSGATLEHEDRNPKPAVENALLEASTEEKNIGVNTGSKENKLPVPAPADQIVNEDSQAAVAPNPKTLRRSSRRRSDIVESSTDSQEKDNVQQKKERRKEEEKTISKSPLHIKDDKLPKQKLTAESLTQENLTEKGNGLHDKTLEEPSGNAEVDQNKRKPNQENISSEGGGTQDSVDKSSEKPLRGRTRYQTRRASQGLLSSVENSESDSSEAKEEVSRKKRSGKWKNKSSDSVDTEEQEEKMVKDECIKKTANETHEVDVETAAQVFEESTNRVILQESIGSSDSLQVTDPPVTTEDTSKTSKCVGNSLAVTHVPESNLRTRNAIKRLRDTDSGVGDCSKMETSDISVPSEKWSQAVECQHKRSRRVRRSKGCDCCGEKSQYQEKTFIGLKNTESCAMKSMETKTTDTQVPETTPETCEANELAETKLVDEHPGVSFHLGLKEENGASDLLRSETGLEEDRKNLPYEMVKENPHETDSSETLSEIQKSYNEKFNAEDPCLSDSKDISEKYSLDNKVESSEAILKREFDVSDLGRVSKVIAGSSSEGVEAMELDLGNDTFETAVSEESAQMDISVDMAPEEDDKDEFETVTTEMNAEGKAPEGFNSGMSLSDNMTPLSKRTVQTEHPARAELEGDSVKSDPGSCEEMNKEMENYKAPVIAQLKTEVDKAGEEDRDMIVSTPAPEEAPIGRLDVKTESFVCDALDKSSEEGTVYYKTETKVELNQLDETKSSDNQTVMGSDILQEVCFTSEKVEEFPRSLTSEVTFELVAESSNASPEKLGVLDPSLGSATESPSGMQARCVWSPLASPSTSILKRGLKRSHEDELSSPVNKVRRVSFADPIYQAGLADDIDRRCSVARPHSSNSSPLVKSAKTSPTSHSKHNTTSAKGFLSPGSQSSRFKSSKKCLITEMAKEPMLSPTTESVYPALVNCAASVDIILPQITSNMWARGLGQLIRAKNIKTIGDLSTLTASEIKTLPIRSPKVFNVKKALRVYHEQQMKSRGLEEIPVFDLSERAVNGVESKPLSTDEERLASDLVDPVTLDTPLTKNLVAQISALALQLDSEDLYSYSGSQLFEMHEKLGTMANSIIRNLQSRWRSPAHENS